A region of Chloracidobacterium sp. DNA encodes the following proteins:
- a CDS encoding acetyl-CoA hydrolase/transferase family protein has protein sequence MPKTISADEAVKAIKSGDRVFIHGVAAAPATLIQAMTDRADELRNVEIVHLHTEGTAPYSEPRYTESFHVNAFFVGANVRKAVQEGRGDYIPVFLSEIPALFRKNVLPLDVALIHVSPPDKHGFYSLGVSVDIARAAVECAKYVIAQVNPQMPRTIGDALVRPCDIDALVEVDEPLPEAPAPKLTDIDSAIGQHISGMIDDGATLQMGIGSIPNAVLSAITDHQHLGIHTEMFSDGLIDLVERGVVTGEKKKKHPGKIVAGFVMGTRHVYDFIDDNPQVLMLDIAYVNDSAVIRRNPKVTAINSAIEVDLTGQVCADSIGTYQYSGVGGQMDFIRGASLSEGGKPIIALPSTTKRGDSKIVPFLKEGAGVVSTRAHIHYIVTEYGVANLYGKNLRQRATELIRIAHPDHREALEIAAFDRFKSN, from the coding sequence ATGCCAAAGACAATCTCAGCGGACGAAGCCGTAAAAGCTATCAAGTCAGGCGACCGTGTATTCATCCATGGGGTAGCGGCTGCACCGGCAACTTTAATACAGGCAATGACCGATCGTGCCGATGAACTCCGCAATGTCGAGATCGTTCATTTGCACACTGAGGGTACTGCTCCGTATTCGGAACCGCGCTACACCGAAAGTTTTCACGTAAATGCTTTTTTTGTCGGTGCAAATGTTCGAAAGGCTGTGCAGGAAGGACGCGGCGATTACATTCCTGTTTTTCTGTCGGAAATACCGGCACTTTTTCGCAAAAACGTGCTGCCGCTGGATGTAGCTTTGATCCATGTTTCGCCGCCGGACAAACATGGTTTTTACTCGCTCGGTGTTTCGGTTGACATTGCCCGTGCTGCCGTTGAATGTGCTAAATACGTCATCGCCCAAGTAAATCCTCAGATGCCTAGGACTATCGGTGACGCCCTAGTTCGCCCCTGCGACATCGATGCTCTTGTAGAAGTCGATGAACCTCTCCCCGAAGCCCCGGCTCCCAAATTGACAGATATCGACAGCGCTATCGGACAACATATTTCAGGCATGATCGATGACGGTGCGACCCTGCAAATGGGTATAGGATCAATTCCCAATGCCGTGCTTTCGGCGATCACGGATCACCAGCATCTCGGGATCCATACCGAAATGTTTTCTGACGGCCTGATCGATCTCGTTGAACGCGGGGTCGTCACTGGTGAAAAGAAAAAAAAGCATCCCGGCAAGATCGTTGCCGGATTCGTAATGGGAACACGGCATGTCTATGATTTTATTGACGACAATCCTCAGGTCCTAATGCTTGATATCGCCTACGTCAACGACAGCGCAGTTATTCGCCGCAATCCAAAAGTGACCGCTATAAACAGCGCTATCGAGGTTGATCTGACAGGACAAGTCTGTGCTGATTCGATCGGAACATACCAGTATTCAGGCGTCGGCGGCCAAATGGATTTTATTCGCGGTGCTTCATTGTCCGAGGGAGGCAAGCCGATCATCGCATTGCCCTCTACCACCAAACGCGGCGATAGCAAGATCGTGCCTTTTTTGAAAGAGGGAGCGGGTGTTGTCTCGACTAGGGCACACATCCACTACATTGTCACGGAATATGGCGTTGCCAATCTTTACGGCAAAAATCTCCGCCAACGCGCGACAGAACTGATCCGCATCGCCCATCCCGACCATAGAGAGGCTCTGGAAATAGCGGCATTTGACCGGTTCAAATCGAATTGA
- a CDS encoding nucleoside deaminase gives MNANLDKNALLNFAIEEARTGLAEGGVPIGAALFDAEGNLLGRGHNRRVQESDPSIHGETDAFRKAGRQRSYKNTIMVTTLAPCWYCSGLVRQFGIGTVIVGESVTFRGGIEWLRENGVEVIEIDSTECKELLGGFIAEHPEIWNEDIGKE, from the coding sequence ATGAATGCCAATCTCGACAAAAATGCATTGCTCAATTTCGCCATCGAGGAAGCTCGAACAGGACTCGCTGAAGGCGGCGTCCCAATCGGTGCGGCTCTTTTTGATGCCGAAGGCAATCTATTAGGCCGCGGCCACAATCGGCGCGTGCAGGAAAGCGACCCGTCGATCCACGGCGAAACCGACGCATTTCGGAAAGCGGGCCGCCAGCGCAGCTACAAAAATACGATTATGGTCACAACGCTTGCCCCGTGTTGGTATTGCAGCGGCCTTGTGAGGCAATTCGGCATCGGTACCGTTATTGTCGGTGAATCGGTGACTTTTCGGGGCGGTATCGAATGGCTTCGCGAGAATGGCGTAGAAGTAATTGAAATTGATTCTACGGAGTGTAAGGAACTGCTCGGCGGATTTATTGCTGAACACCCCGAGATCTGGAATGAGGATATTGGAAAAGAATAA
- a CDS encoding proline dehydrogenase family protein, translated as MSEFSLDFQDTATAFADKSDSQLNEKYRLFKMLNSPFMNAVGSTAARFALSIGLPVQGLIKATIFEQFCGGETIEECEKAISNLGRSNVGTILDYSVEGKSTEEDFDQTKDEIIRTIERAKNDPNIPFAVFKVTGIAPLGTLERLSNKKKLDAKSQAKCERIHNRVDEICEYAYSAGQPIFIDAEDSWIQDAIDRLAIEMMEKYNRERPIVFNTIQMYRTDRLQYLKNSRRQARLDGYIMAVKLVRGAYMEKERDRAREMGYPSPIHATKADTDADYNAAIEYCLRHFQTMSFVAATHNEDSTKFLAEQMHDLEISSDNPSIFFSQLYGMGDNISYVLAAGGYNVSKYVPYGPVAESIPYLIRRAEENSSSAGQVSRELEMIERELKRRKI; from the coding sequence ATGAGCGAATTCTCTCTGGATTTCCAAGATACAGCAACGGCATTTGCGGACAAATCCGATTCACAGCTAAACGAGAAGTACCGGCTGTTTAAAATGTTGAATTCGCCGTTCATGAATGCGGTCGGTTCAACGGCGGCAAGATTTGCTTTATCCATCGGATTGCCGGTCCAGGGATTGATCAAGGCAACGATCTTTGAGCAATTCTGCGGCGGCGAGACTATCGAGGAATGTGAGAAAGCGATTTCCAATCTCGGCCGTTCAAACGTTGGTACAATCCTCGATTATTCCGTCGAGGGCAAATCTACCGAGGAAGACTTTGACCAGACGAAGGATGAGATCATTCGCACAATAGAACGTGCAAAAAATGATCCTAATATTCCTTTTGCGGTTTTCAAGGTAACAGGAATCGCCCCTCTCGGCACATTGGAGCGTCTGAGCAATAAGAAAAAATTAGATGCCAAGAGTCAGGCAAAATGCGAACGCATACACAATCGCGTTGATGAGATATGTGAATATGCCTACTCTGCCGGCCAGCCGATTTTTATCGACGCTGAGGATTCGTGGATACAAGATGCAATTGATCGTCTTGCGATAGAGATGATGGAAAAATACAATCGTGAGCGACCTATCGTCTTTAACACGATTCAAATGTATAGAACCGACCGTTTGCAATATCTAAAAAACAGCCGGCGCCAGGCGAGGCTCGACGGCTATATCATGGCGGTCAAACTTGTTCGCGGCGCTTATATGGAAAAAGAACGCGATCGGGCCAGGGAAATGGGATATCCCTCACCTATACATGCAACGAAGGCGGACACCGATGCGGATTATAATGCCGCGATCGAATATTGTTTGCGTCATTTCCAAACTATGTCCTTCGTTGCCGCGACGCACAACGAGGACAGTACGAAATTTCTTGCCGAACAAATGCACGATCTCGAAATATCGTCAGATAATCCGAGCATATTTTTTTCTCAACTTTATGGCATGGGAGACAACATTTCTTATGTGCTGGCAGCAGGAGGTTATAACGTATCGAAATATGTTCCGTACGGCCCTGTGGCCGAATCTATCCCATATTTGATCCGCCGTGCGGAGGAAAATTCGTCGTCGGCGGGCCAGGTCAGTAGAGAACTCGAGATGATTGAACGGGAACTGAAACGCCGAAAAATATAA
- a CDS encoding proline--tRNA ligase, which yields MSKGLPKRSENYSEWYNEIVKRADLAENSAVRGCMVIKPYGYAIWEKMQRALDDMFKATGHQNAYFPLFVPKSFLEKEEEHAEGFAKECAVVTHYRLKVDPNGGLMVDPNAKLEEELIIRPTSETVIWNTYKNWIQSWRDLPLLINQWCNIVRWEMRTRLFLRTAEFLWQEGHTAHSTEAEAIEETERMLGVYATFAEEWIGLPVLRGLKTPNERFAGAVETYCIEGLMQDGKALQCGTSHFLGQNFSKSFDVKFVNKENQLEFPWATSWGVSTRLMGALIMAHSDDQGLVLPPKLAPIQVVIIPIYKTPEDLATISEKVAPVFEKLKAAGVLVKYDDADNQRSGWKFAEYELRGVPIRLGMGMRDLENGTVEVARRDTLTKESQPLEGIVEHVTALLDEIQATIYQKALNFREENTFRVDTWDEFKGQIEKGGFISAHWDGTSETEEKIKTETKATIRCIPLDAVEESGKCVYSGSASNKRVIFARAY from the coding sequence ATGAGTAAAGGGCTTCCAAAAAGATCGGAAAACTATTCCGAGTGGTATAACGAGATCGTCAAACGTGCCGATTTGGCTGAGAATTCAGCCGTTCGCGGCTGTATGGTCATCAAGCCTTACGGTTACGCGATCTGGGAAAAGATGCAGCGTGCGTTGGACGATATGTTCAAAGCGACCGGGCATCAGAATGCATACTTCCCTCTTTTCGTGCCTAAATCTTTTCTCGAAAAAGAAGAGGAACACGCCGAAGGTTTTGCAAAAGAGTGTGCGGTCGTTACGCACTATCGCCTCAAAGTTGATCCGAATGGCGGGCTGATGGTTGATCCGAACGCCAAACTCGAAGAAGAACTGATAATTCGCCCGACATCCGAAACCGTCATTTGGAACACCTACAAAAACTGGATACAATCGTGGCGCGATCTGCCACTGCTCATTAATCAGTGGTGCAACATCGTTCGCTGGGAAATGCGAACACGGCTTTTTCTTCGCACGGCCGAGTTCCTATGGCAAGAAGGCCACACTGCTCACTCGACGGAAGCCGAGGCTATCGAAGAGACCGAGCGAATGCTCGGCGTTTACGCGACATTTGCGGAGGAATGGATCGGCCTGCCTGTTTTGCGTGGTTTGAAAACGCCGAACGAGCGTTTTGCCGGAGCCGTCGAAACCTACTGCATCGAAGGACTGATGCAAGACGGCAAAGCTCTCCAATGCGGCACGTCGCACTTTCTTGGACAGAATTTTTCTAAGTCATTCGATGTTAAGTTTGTAAATAAAGAAAATCAGCTTGAGTTTCCGTGGGCGACGAGCTGGGGCGTTTCGACGCGACTGATGGGTGCTCTCATCATGGCGCACTCCGACGATCAGGGACTCGTCCTGCCGCCAAAACTCGCTCCGATCCAGGTCGTTATTATTCCGATCTACAAAACTCCCGAGGATCTCGCAACGATCTCCGAAAAGGTCGCGCCAGTGTTTGAGAAGTTAAAGGCCGCCGGGGTTTTGGTCAAATACGACGACGCCGACAATCAGCGTTCCGGATGGAAGTTTGCCGAGTATGAACTTCGCGGTGTTCCTATTCGTCTCGGGATGGGCATGCGAGATCTTGAGAACGGCACCGTCGAAGTCGCCCGCCGCGACACTCTGACCAAAGAATCGCAACCGCTTGAAGGCATCGTCGAACACGTCACGGCTCTGCTCGATGAAATCCAAGCAACTATTTATCAGAAAGCTCTGAACTTTCGCGAGGAAAATACTTTTCGTGTCGATACGTGGGATGAATTCAAGGGTCAGATCGAAAAAGGCGGCTTTATCTCGGCACATTGGGACGGCACTTCGGAAACCGAAGAAAAGATCAAAACCGAAACTAAAGCCACGATCCGCTGCATCCCGCTCGACGCGGTGGAAGAAAGCGGGAAATGTGTATATTCGGGTTCAGCCTCAAATAAGCGAGTAATCTTTGCCAGAGCTTACTAA
- a CDS encoding D-alanine--D-alanine ligase, with protein sequence MKTRVGVIFGGRSGEHEISIRSAKTVIEQADPEKYEIVPIAITPEGVWLDAEKSRAFFENGGTQETKNHKELLYPVSRLLSPTSLDVIFPVLHGTYGEDGTIQGLFEMADLPYVGCGVLASSTGMDKAFMKTLFRDAGLPLCDYVWFLRDEWVRNREATLTQVANKLGFPCFVKPANLGSSVGVSKAVDPASLAEAISLAAEYDRKIIVEEGLEMREIECAVIGNDLPQASLPGEYIIRDSSKAFLDYTEKYSGTGNNEFVVPAPVSPELSARIRQMAVTAFKAIDGSGLARVDFFLRNDNGALLVNEVNTMPGLTDASGFPKMWAGTGKAFPQVIDELIQFAFERHKDKKKNKTTK encoded by the coding sequence ATGAAAACACGTGTTGGAGTAATTTTTGGCGGGCGTTCGGGTGAGCATGAGATCTCGATCCGATCGGCGAAGACGGTCATCGAGCAGGCTGATCCAGAGAAATATGAGATCGTGCCGATTGCCATCACGCCCGAAGGCGTGTGGCTTGACGCCGAAAAGTCGCGGGCGTTTTTCGAGAACGGCGGAACGCAAGAGACGAAGAATCACAAGGAACTTCTTTATCCAGTTTCCCGTCTTCTGTCTCCTACCTCGTTAGACGTCATTTTTCCCGTTTTGCATGGCACTTACGGAGAGGACGGCACCATTCAAGGTCTGTTTGAAATGGCTGACCTGCCGTATGTGGGCTGCGGCGTACTTGCGAGTTCGACCGGTATGGACAAGGCGTTTATGAAAACGCTGTTTCGCGACGCCGGATTGCCTCTATGTGATTACGTGTGGTTTCTTCGGGACGAATGGGTTCGCAACCGCGAAGCAACGCTAACACAAGTTGCAAACAAACTTGGTTTTCCCTGCTTTGTGAAACCTGCAAATTTAGGTTCGTCCGTTGGCGTTTCAAAAGCAGTTGATCCTGCGAGTCTTGCCGAAGCAATTTCTCTGGCTGCCGAATACGACCGCAAGATCATTGTTGAGGAGGGCCTTGAAATGCGTGAGATCGAATGTGCCGTCATTGGCAACGATCTGCCGCAAGCGAGTTTGCCCGGCGAGTATATAATTCGAGATTCGTCGAAAGCGTTCCTTGATTACACCGAAAAATATTCGGGAACTGGTAACAACGAATTCGTCGTGCCCGCTCCGGTCTCTCCGGAGCTCTCTGCCAGAATACGGCAAATGGCCGTCACCGCCTTCAAGGCGATCGACGGTTCGGGGCTTGCTCGGGTTGACTTCTTTTTGCGTAATGACAACGGAGCGTTATTGGTAAATGAGGTCAATACAATGCCCGGTCTCACCGACGCTTCGGGCTTTCCAAAAATGTGGGCCGGCACCGGAAAGGCTTTTCCCCAAGTCATTGACGAACTCATTCAATTTGCTTTCGAGCGACACAAAGACAAGAAGAAAAATAAAACGACCAAATAA
- a CDS encoding VWA domain-containing protein, with protein MKFFSGLIFLVLVLSLNVPNFYAQTDDDAISVESSIVVLNASITDSSGKAVGGLTQKLFHIFEDGVEQKIETFDTQETPFAAVILLDTSGSMENRVSLARAAAINFLERLRVTDNATIYNFSSKVELVQDFSNSRDIRYQAFDLKADGMTALNDAVYKAAEVLSKRLEKRRAIIVLSDGADTMSKVSESKSLKAALSVNAMIFAVDMSSPDLKPNERTQNRGTLTNFAEKTGGRYISTPGGIAMRDAFTRIVEELGTQYTLTYQPSNIKKDGKWHAIELRVSKPNLAIRTRKGYNAQKK; from the coding sequence ATGAAGTTTTTCTCAGGTTTAATTTTTCTGGTCCTTGTCCTCTCGCTCAATGTTCCCAATTTCTACGCTCAAACAGACGATGATGCCATTAGTGTCGAATCCTCGATCGTTGTTCTCAACGCTTCTATCACCGACTCGTCCGGAAAGGCAGTAGGCGGCCTTACTCAAAAACTGTTTCATATTTTCGAAGACGGTGTCGAACAAAAGATCGAAACATTTGATACCCAAGAAACGCCGTTTGCGGCCGTGATCCTGCTTGATACGTCGGGCAGCATGGAAAATAGGGTTTCGCTTGCAAGAGCGGCAGCCATCAATTTTCTGGAAAGACTGCGAGTGACAGATAACGCGACAATTTACAATTTCAGTTCAAAGGTCGAATTGGTACAGGATTTTTCGAATAGCCGCGATATTCGCTATCAGGCGTTCGATCTTAAAGCCGACGGGATGACCGCACTTAATGACGCTGTTTACAAAGCGGCTGAAGTTCTCTCAAAGCGGCTGGAAAAGCGCCGTGCGATCATCGTTTTGTCAGACGGGGCCGATACGATGAGCAAAGTCTCGGAGAGCAAATCTCTCAAGGCGGCTCTGTCCGTTAATGCAATGATCTTCGCCGTAGATATGTCGTCGCCAGATCTTAAACCCAACGAACGAACACAAAATCGTGGTACTCTGACAAACTTTGCGGAGAAAACAGGCGGGCGTTATATTTCAACACCTGGCGGCATCGCGATGCGAGATGCGTTTACTCGAATCGTCGAGGAACTCGGCACCCAATACACGCTCACCTATCAACCATCGAACATAAAAAAAGACGGCAAATGGCATGCGATAGAGCTGCGGGTTTCAAAACCCAATCTCGCTATCCGCACTCGCAAAGGCTACAACGCTCAAAAGAAGTAA